One part of the Halopenitus persicus genome encodes these proteins:
- a CDS encoding WD40 repeat domain-containing protein, translating to MTNEKLIDASEGATLASRVVAAILTVMLFGSAYAVEQNGLIRLLIEETGFIATTLVSLGSVAVVFHLVRKAASTDNAWVTRGAYGGAVLGAVLSVADAANNLYVLSTTGLPDGMPPVTPLVVAVAVTGAVVAYRKPTPRPALRRLCEGVDRNRLQQAGSVAFSILVVSSMFVGIVQFGVGGVEAAAPEDGKEVWNHSLHGSNTVNSVTETSDGLVVSAGYGNYVRAYDPGTGEEAWNHSLHSSYVTSVIETDGGLIVSAGDDNMVRAYDPGTGEEVWNYSHGDRVWDITQTSDGLIVSAGGDGAVRAYDPDTDSEVWSHTLHGGSSYSVYTVMETSDGLIVSGGNDNTVQAYDPDTDSQAWSHSLHGSTVKSLAETDGGLIVSGDSGSYDLIAYDPGTGSEAWSKTLGGNVNSLIETSSDLIVAGVADNSVRAFDPSTGDAQWDYSIHSDGVKDVSEMSNGRIVSGGYDDTVRAYDYGYSTSDPVNGTVEDQSGAPVSNATVEVWGTYSSVGSISEQEATLDGLADPTPPGFDADFDARSNLVENSDVSGDVPLVYSTEEIGATAYSDGPSMETPRVQVPAGEPFAVVKWNPSADSGLLGTADAYERQMKGEPSSGKVKIERVGPGGDATDTLTVETDERISSDAWGVSTRLQYAEVSLSPGYYEVTSINEDGQNHSYLIQVGTGEEIINLVRDDLEDTQDQLSDRAQQVRDAISNDRVYRTTVTTDANGQFSAEVPSGVQVVQVQAYSAGGVLDGVDPSNRSLSEARSLAQSSDYTGKWYIGEPTRVEAPASGVTVGVVGFDTAPNTNMTEVMNQFDSWQEFLDSEYGDTKLADLYEERMDEVGRDRLESFYNDLKPVIESNPALQERAEEINGGELKPPEDASTEELRSQLDAMQQAVTEMESTVGGNSDVTWNDDGTVDYTFETDAGLLEGVDSYSVLAIAPDGSTEPVPDEKVSASGDTVSVEGYEVPSDQSGVKFRLVADAGEEIVQDATRSTNPAFSGNVPALESISVGTNIPQVGETVTMTLNAEDEIAYGSVQSATVYGPNGEVNATVVDGQTVRFTPGAAGEHDVRVVYTNSDGTTFAESVTLQAKENAQTTPPSVRIVDGTNSRYALASGVEAAEVETVSEGSSIDVTVQLARGEIPSEIDIYAGSVVSGPQQEIDVQVVEGAEQSAVSEQITVQVHTGEIGGTPAPWSDGAVVERVAGEDGEPIPRSGGAAGDVDEKQSGAGTTITTYTDETGGVTVSVDNDPGIVERATYWASQQLPDLPSLPFGAVSVNGDGLGGVAIGGIGLAGLFARRRAA from the coding sequence ATGACGAACGAGAAACTTATCGACGCATCTGAAGGCGCTACCCTCGCCAGCAGAGTCGTCGCCGCGATTCTGACCGTCATGCTCTTCGGCAGCGCGTACGCCGTCGAGCAGAACGGCCTGATCCGTCTACTCATCGAGGAGACCGGGTTCATCGCGACGACTCTGGTGTCGCTGGGCAGCGTCGCTGTCGTCTTCCACCTCGTCCGGAAGGCGGCAAGCACAGACAACGCGTGGGTCACGCGTGGCGCGTACGGGGGTGCAGTCCTCGGCGCCGTCCTCAGCGTGGCCGACGCAGCGAACAACCTCTACGTACTGTCCACGACCGGCCTCCCCGACGGGATGCCGCCGGTGACTCCCCTCGTCGTCGCGGTGGCCGTTACGGGGGCCGTCGTCGCCTACAGGAAACCCACCCCCCGACCGGCTCTGCGCCGGCTCTGCGAAGGGGTGGATCGCAACCGCCTCCAGCAGGCTGGCTCGGTGGCATTCTCCATCCTTGTCGTCTCGTCGATGTTTGTAGGCATCGTCCAGTTCGGCGTCGGAGGTGTGGAGGCTGCTGCCCCCGAGGATGGAAAAGAAGTCTGGAATCACTCTCTACACGGTAGCAATACCGTCAATTCGGTGACAGAGACCTCTGACGGGCTAGTTGTCTCGGCGGGATACGGTAACTACGTGCGTGCGTACGATCCGGGCACCGGCGAGGAGGCTTGGAATCACTCGCTTCACAGCAGTTACGTGACATCGGTTATCGAGACTGATGGTGGGTTGATCGTCTCTGCCGGGGACGACAATATGGTGCGAGCCTACGATCCGGGCACCGGAGAGGAAGTGTGGAACTACTCACACGGAGACCGTGTGTGGGACATCACACAGACTTCTGACGGGTTGATCGTGAGTGCTGGTGGAGATGGTGCGGTGCGGGCGTATGACCCTGACACCGATTCGGAAGTGTGGAGTCACACGCTCCACGGTGGTTCCAGCTATAGCGTCTACACCGTGATGGAGACCTCTGACGGGTTGATCGTCTCGGGTGGGAACGACAACACGGTTCAGGCGTATGACCCGGATACCGACTCGCAAGCGTGGAGTCACTCCCTCCACGGAAGTACTGTGAAGTCGTTGGCGGAGACTGACGGTGGGTTGATTGTGTCCGGTGATAGTGGGAGCTATGATCTGATTGCGTACGATCCGGGTACCGGATCGGAAGCGTGGAGCAAGACGCTTGGTGGAAACGTGAATTCACTGATTGAGACGTCGAGTGACCTCATCGTTGCTGGTGTTGCTGATAATTCGGTTCGGGCGTTTGATCCATCCACAGGTGATGCCCAGTGGGACTATTCTATACACAGTGACGGTGTGAAAGATGTGAGCGAGATGTCGAATGGGCGTATCGTATCCGGTGGGTATGACGACACCGTTCGGGCATACGACTACGGCTACAGCACGTCCGACCCGGTGAACGGCACGGTGGAAGACCAGAGCGGCGCCCCGGTCAGCAACGCGACCGTTGAGGTGTGGGGCACGTATTCGTCTGTAGGCAGCATCTCGGAGCAGGAGGCCACGCTGGATGGTCTGGCTGATCCGACGCCGCCGGGCTTCGACGCGGACTTCGACGCCCGCTCGAACCTCGTTGAGAACAGTGACGTGAGCGGTGACGTGCCGCTCGTGTACTCGACGGAGGAGATCGGCGCGACCGCGTACTCGGATGGCCCGTCGATGGAGACGCCGCGCGTGCAGGTTCCCGCCGGCGAGCCGTTCGCTGTCGTCAAGTGGAACCCGAGCGCGGACAGCGGTCTGCTCGGGACGGCGGACGCGTACGAGCGCCAGATGAAGGGTGAGCCCTCGTCTGGCAAGGTGAAGATCGAGCGCGTCGGCCCCGGTGGTGACGCGACGGACACGTTGACCGTGGAGACGGACGAGCGCATCTCGTCGGACGCGTGGGGCGTCTCGACTCGCCTCCAGTACGCGGAGGTGAGCCTCTCGCCCGGCTACTACGAGGTGACCTCGATCAACGAGGATGGTCAGAACCACAGCTACCTGATCCAAGTCGGCACGGGCGAGGAGATCATCAACCTCGTCCGTGATGACCTTGAGGACACGCAGGATCAGCTGTCCGACCGGGCGCAGCAGGTGCGCGACGCGATCAGTAACGACCGCGTGTACCGGACGACGGTGACGACTGACGCCAACGGCCAGTTCTCGGCGGAAGTCCCGTCGGGCGTGCAAGTCGTGCAGGTGCAGGCCTACTCGGCTGGTGGCGTGCTTGACGGCGTGGATCCGAGCAACCGTTCCTTGAGCGAGGCCCGTAGTCTCGCGCAGTCGAGCGATTACACGGGCAAGTGGTACATCGGCGAGCCGACGCGCGTTGAGGCACCCGCGAGTGGTGTGACGGTCGGCGTCGTCGGCTTCGACACGGCGCCGAACACCAATATGACCGAGGTGATGAACCAGTTCGACAGCTGGCAGGAGTTCCTCGACAGCGAGTACGGCGACACGAAGCTCGCCGATCTCTACGAGGAGCGCATGGATGAGGTTGGCCGCGACCGCCTCGAGTCGTTCTACAACGATCTCAAACCGGTCATCGAGTCGAACCCGGCACTGCAGGAGCGCGCCGAGGAGATCAACGGTGGCGAGCTGAAGCCGCCGGAGGACGCTTCGACTGAGGAGCTTCGCTCGCAACTTGACGCGATGCAGCAGGCCGTGACGGAGATGGAGAGTACTGTTGGTGGAAACTCTGACGTGACGTGGAACGACGACGGTACGGTTGACTACACCTTCGAGACGGACGCGGGTCTGCTGGAAGGTGTCGACTCCTACAGCGTCCTCGCCATCGCGCCCGACGGAAGCACGGAACCCGTCCCTGACGAGAAGGTGTCCGCCTCTGGCGATACCGTGAGCGTCGAGGGGTACGAGGTTCCGTCTGACCAGTCAGGTGTGAAGTTCCGCCTCGTCGCCGATGCCGGCGAGGAAATCGTGCAGGATGCGACGCGAAGCACGAACCCCGCGTTCAGCGGCAACGTGCCCGCGCTGGAGAGCATCTCTGTCGGCACCAACATCCCGCAGGTTGGGGAGACGGTGACGATGACCCTCAACGCGGAGGACGAGATCGCGTACGGTAGCGTGCAGAGTGCGACCGTGTACGGGCCGAATGGTGAGGTGAACGCGACCGTCGTGGACGGTCAGACCGTCCGGTTCACTCCCGGCGCGGCTGGCGAGCACGACGTGCGCGTCGTGTACACCAACAGCGACGGCACGACGTTCGCCGAGAGCGTGACCCTGCAGGCGAAGGAGAACGCGCAGACGACGCCGCCGAGCGTCCGAATCGTGGACGGTACGAACTCGCGGTACGCGCTCGCCAGCGGTGTCGAGGCCGCCGAGGTTGAGACGGTCTCGGAGGGCTCCAGCATCGACGTGACGGTGCAGCTCGCCCGGGGCGAGATCCCGTCGGAGATCGACATCTACGCGGGTAGCGTCGTGAGTGGGCCGCAGCAGGAGATCGACGTGCAAGTCGTTGAGGGCGCGGAGCAGTCGGCTGTCTCGGAGCAGATCACCGTGCAGGTTCACACCGGCGAGATCGGTGGTACGCCGGCGCCGTGGAGCGATGGAGCCGTCGTTGAGCGCGTCGCTGGCGAGGATGGCGAGCCCATCCCGCGTAGCGGTGGCGCGGCTGGCGACGTGGATGAGAAGCAGAGTGGCGCGGGGACGACGATCACGACGTACACCG
- a CDS encoding DUF7563 family protein has protein sequence MSKTQSTFADFEADDAADESDSSHSVDTDAATPTNQPDDTEDDEVEILPELLADDSGTQCKSCGQPVSDEYARVAGDNSGEVHSCPRCNTVHENLKGATAGVERDDGETLFEAIYRDNAGDAR, from the coding sequence ATGAGCAAGACCCAATCGACGTTTGCCGACTTCGAAGCAGACGACGCCGCCGACGAGTCCGACTCGTCACACTCTGTCGACACCGACGCCGCCACGCCCACCAACCAGCCCGACGACACCGAGGACGACGAGGTAGAGATTCTACCCGAACTCCTTGCCGACGACTCCGGCACCCAGTGCAAGTCGTGCGGCCAGCCCGTATCCGACGAGTACGCCAGAGTCGCCGGCGACAACAGTGGAGAAGTCCACAGCTGTCCTCGGTGTAACACCGTCCACGAGAACCTCAAAGGAGCCACCGCCGGCGTCGAACGCGACGACGGCGAAACCCTCTTTGAAGCGATCTACCGCGACAACGCGGGTGATGCGCGATGA
- a CDS encoding winged-helix domain-containing protein → MEDLSDCDKRILAEMEEAGLVKPEMIAEELDEYHPQYVRDRMRTLDDRGLVHRHYRGVYEITEAAIGALDEARDD, encoded by the coding sequence ATGGAAGACCTGTCCGACTGCGACAAGCGCATCCTCGCCGAGATGGAGGAAGCGGGCCTCGTGAAGCCGGAGATGATCGCCGAGGAACTCGACGAGTACCACCCGCAGTACGTCCGCGACCGGATGCGCACGCTCGACGACCGCGGCCTCGTCCACCGTCACTACCGAGGCGTGTACGAGATCACGGAGGCCGCCATCGGCGCACTCGACGAGGCGCGCGACGACTGA